The following proteins come from a genomic window of Pyxidicoccus sp. MSG2:
- a CDS encoding type II toxin-antitoxin system PemK/MazF family toxin yields METKSATPTGRGPAAIHRGDIFWVVPEEERGSVPAIPHPYVVIQDDVFNRSRIHTVVVCAMTSNLKRAGEPGNVLLEVGEGNLPRQSVLVVSQVSSVEKAQLGEYIGTLSDERVEQILAGMRFQQASFFNR; encoded by the coding sequence ATGGAGACGAAGTCAGCGACGCCAACAGGCAGGGGCCCCGCGGCCATCCATCGAGGTGACATCTTCTGGGTGGTGCCAGAGGAAGAGCGGGGGTCGGTTCCCGCCATCCCCCACCCGTACGTGGTGATTCAGGACGACGTCTTCAATCGCTCGCGCATCCACACGGTGGTCGTCTGCGCGATGACGTCGAACCTGAAGCGGGCCGGCGAACCCGGCAATGTGCTGCTCGAAGTGGGGGAGGGCAACCTGCCGAGGCAGAGCGTCCTGGTGGTGTCGCAGGTGTCCTCGGTCGAGAAGGCACAGCTCGGCGAGTACATCGGGACGCTCTCCGACGAACGGGTGGAGCAGATACTCGCCGGCATGAGGTTCCAGCAGGCCTCCTTCTTCAACCGCTGA
- a CDS encoding two-component regulator propeller domain-containing protein: protein MDAVLDYTRSFGVGKPQSVGLDEGLNVWLLDGRRIGVLRPGDTAPTWTTGIGQARQGFGPDSLAIDSTVICGGEAGRAYVGYHANEMKRAPGIEQRTYIPGPGEAYYTPERYAEYQKGDLDAVRLQPDGSVALEEHIWRTVKSSNKDKQIGIHNTNDFHYEEDRSVLNCARVTRGSHRGDLYITTNHGVTRIQGLVYNSHRHPGWYLFEDGSEWGSLQCPYMYGLGIAPNGDVLVANEQMIGVLVPSGNLEDWDRENTWEGPTPWTFKSFNEKINGLASDDYWRAFEQTPSGRYYLGSAEFGVWAMTPKSRSAGNWSKLEGLPTNRIQALKATDDGALYIGTNGSGLWRLEPDGTTLSQVRQVSGQRVLQLVYEPTVTPSMLLVLTDQGLSVLRGP, encoded by the coding sequence GTGGACGCGGTGCTCGACTACACGCGCTCGTTCGGTGTCGGCAAACCCCAGAGCGTTGGACTCGATGAAGGGCTGAACGTCTGGCTCCTCGACGGCCGTCGCATTGGCGTGCTGCGCCCGGGGGATACGGCTCCGACGTGGACCACGGGCATCGGTCAGGCGCGCCAGGGTTTCGGCCCGGACTCGCTGGCCATCGACTCGACCGTCATCTGCGGCGGCGAGGCCGGGCGCGCGTACGTGGGGTATCACGCCAACGAGATGAAGCGCGCACCGGGCATCGAGCAGCGCACGTACATCCCCGGACCGGGCGAGGCGTACTACACGCCCGAGCGCTACGCCGAGTACCAGAAGGGAGACCTCGATGCGGTCCGCCTCCAGCCGGATGGGAGCGTCGCGCTCGAGGAGCACATCTGGCGCACCGTCAAATCGTCGAACAAGGACAAGCAGATTGGCATCCACAACACGAACGACTTCCACTACGAGGAGGACCGCTCCGTCCTCAACTGCGCTCGTGTGACGCGCGGCAGCCACCGCGGCGACCTCTACATCACGACGAACCACGGCGTGACGCGCATCCAGGGGCTCGTCTACAACAGCCACCGTCACCCGGGCTGGTATCTCTTCGAGGACGGCTCGGAGTGGGGCTCGCTGCAATGTCCTTACATGTACGGACTGGGCATCGCACCGAACGGAGACGTCCTCGTCGCGAATGAGCAGATGATCGGAGTGCTCGTGCCCAGCGGGAACCTCGAGGACTGGGACCGCGAGAACACCTGGGAGGGGCCCACGCCCTGGACCTTCAAGAGCTTCAACGAGAAGATCAACGGCCTGGCCTCCGATGACTACTGGCGAGCCTTCGAGCAGACCCCCTCGGGGCGCTACTACCTGGGGAGCGCGGAGTTCGGCGTCTGGGCGATGACGCCGAAGTCACGCTCGGCGGGAAACTGGTCGAAGCTCGAAGGGCTGCCGACGAATCGCATCCAGGCGCTCAAGGCGACGGACGATGGCGCGCTCTACATTGGCACGAATGGCTCGGGCCTCTGGCGGCTGGAGCCGGACGGCACGACGCTGAGCCAGGTGCGTCAGGTGTCCGGTCAACGCGTCCTGCAGCTCGTCTACGAGCCCACCGTGACGCCGAGCATGCTGCTCGTCCTCACCGACCAGGGGCTGAGCGTCCTCCGCGGGCCGTAG
- a CDS encoding FG-GAP repeat domain-containing protein — protein MKSRMLALCITGLLGQAGCGGAEGEATGAEAPLGEASQAIRGNIVSFNGDASSDLLWRDQSTGNMGAWLMSGPVLSGTATLPAISPSLTVQAASDFGGPTADPDLVYQAPATGESVRFLNSTFSVLGMASISPVLPSASWYIAASGDFNLDGETDLVVHNRVTGQYFYRYLNGTTSLGNSPITSRALPWHIVGAADMDGDGRTDILWRNKSTGQNEIVRMNNTAVLGTAVLPIMSLAFYVGATADYTADGRRDIVWHNPTTGQVVLWRMAGTSLASATTLGSMSSGCPAWFSQSTPPPAVYNCWYLVGPR, from the coding sequence ATGAAGAGCCGGATGCTGGCGTTGTGTATCACCGGGCTGCTGGGGCAGGCCGGTTGTGGTGGCGCGGAGGGTGAAGCGACGGGCGCGGAGGCGCCCCTGGGCGAGGCCTCGCAAGCCATCCGCGGGAACATCGTCAGCTTCAATGGCGACGCGTCCTCGGACCTGCTGTGGAGGGACCAGTCCACGGGCAACATGGGCGCCTGGCTCATGAGCGGCCCGGTGCTGAGTGGAACGGCCACGCTGCCCGCCATCTCGCCCTCGCTGACGGTGCAGGCCGCCTCCGACTTCGGCGGCCCCACGGCGGACCCCGACCTCGTCTACCAGGCCCCGGCGACCGGGGAGAGTGTGCGCTTCCTCAACAGCACCTTCTCCGTCCTCGGGATGGCCTCCATCTCGCCCGTGCTCCCGTCGGCGAGCTGGTACATCGCCGCGTCCGGTGACTTCAACCTGGACGGGGAGACGGACCTCGTGGTGCACAACCGCGTCACGGGACAGTATTTCTACCGCTACCTGAACGGGACGACGTCCCTGGGGAACTCCCCCATCACCTCCCGCGCGCTGCCGTGGCACATCGTGGGCGCGGCGGACATGGACGGAGACGGCAGGACGGACATCCTCTGGAGGAACAAGAGCACGGGGCAGAATGAAATCGTGCGGATGAACAACACCGCCGTGCTCGGGACCGCCGTCCTGCCGATCATGTCGCTGGCCTTCTATGTCGGCGCCACCGCGGACTACACGGCGGATGGCCGCCGGGACATCGTCTGGCACAACCCCACCACCGGGCAGGTGGTGCTCTGGAGGATGGCTGGCACCAGCCTGGCGAGCGCCACCACCCTCGGCTCGATGAGCTCCGGCTGCCCGGCCTGGTTCTCACAGTCCACGCCCCCACCCGCCGTCTATAACTGCTGGTATCTCGTGGGCCCCCGGTAG